In Uranotaenia lowii strain MFRU-FL chromosome 2, ASM2978415v1, whole genome shotgun sequence, one genomic interval encodes:
- the LOC129746388 gene encoding protein preli-like, protein MAKYYENMTTFNYSWEQVTQCFWNRYPNPFSTHVLSEDTVCREIRNGKLHSKRLLTKTNRVPKWGERFFKAKSVNILEESVLDPQERVLVTYTRNIGFNKIMNVVEKVTYRASPDHPGKTVAVRSAWVDSSVFGFATAIRAFGLDRFKKNCAKTVDGFNFVLHHMFPNHPASLLAVAQQHHTKSHKIKEAAKNASEHVKAQAEQFVQNIAVKG, encoded by the exons ATGGCCAAGTATTACGAGAACATGACCACCTTCAACTATTCCTGGGAGCAGGTGACCCAATGTTTCTGGAACCGGTACCCGAACCCGTTCAG CACCCACGTCCTTTCGGAGGACACCGTATGCCGAGAGATCCGCAACGGCAAGCTGCACAGCAAACGGCTGCTGACCAAAACCAACCGGGTACCGAAGTGGGGCGAGCGCTTCTTCAAGGCCAAATCCGTCAACATACTGGAGGAATCGGTACTGGACCCGCAGGAACGGGTCCTGGTCACCTACACCCGCAACATCGGCTTCAACAAGATTATG AACGTTGTTGAAAAGGTAACCTACAGAGCATCTCCAGACCATCCGGGTAAAACCGTTGCTGTCCGATCGGCCTGGGTTGACTCGTCCGTGTTCGGATTTGCGACGGCTATCCGTGCCTTCGGTCTGGATCGGTTCAAGAAGAACTGCGCCAAAACGGTCGATGGATTCAACTTCGTGCTGCATCACATGTTCCCCAATCATCCGGCCTCGTTGCTCGCGGTGGCCCAGCAGCACCACACCAAGAGCCACAAGATCAAGGAGGCCGCCAAGAACGCGTCGGAGCACGTGAAAGCCCAGGCCGAACAGTTTGTGCAGAACATAGCGGTGAAGGGTTGA